Proteins from a single region of Procambarus clarkii isolate CNS0578487 chromosome 32, FALCON_Pclarkii_2.0, whole genome shotgun sequence:
- the LOC138370445 gene encoding involucrin-like has translation MKVCLRPALRTSFDKWLTTLALGLQLEERERQLQRVEREKQLQLQERETKLQLKKRETQLQWEERKAKMQQKDREAQMQHEEREAQLQLEKHERQLQLEERETQLQREERVAQLQLEEREAQLQLKEREAQLQLKEREAQLQWEERETEMQKEEHAKKQQLEEHEAQLQ, from the exons ATGAAAGTGTGCTTGAGACCTGCACTAAGGACCAGCTTCGACAAGTGGCTGACCACTTTGGCATTAGGC CTGCAGCTGGAGGAACGTGAGAGACAGCTGCAGCGGGTAGAACGTGAGAAACAGTTGCAGCTGCAGGAACGTGAGACAAAGTTGCAGCTGAAGAAACGTGAGACACAGCTGCAGTGGGAAGAACGTAAAGCAAAGATGCAGCAGAAGGATCGTGAAGCACAGATGCAGCATGAggaacgtgaagcacagctgcagcTGGAGAAACATGAGAGACAGCTGCAGCTGGAGGAACGTGAGACACAGCTGCAGCGGGAGGAACGTGTAGCACAATTGCAGCTGGAggaacgtgaagcacagctgcagctgaaggaacgtgaagcacagctgcagctgaaggaacgtgaagcacagctgcagTGGGAAGAACGTGAAACAGAGATGCAAAAGGAGGAACATGCGAaaaagcagcagctggaggaacaTGAAGCACAGCTGCAGTAG
- the LOC138370443 gene encoding trichohyalin-like — protein MERELEEREAKLQREEREAQLQQEEREVLLQLEEREARLQREEHETQLQREERKSKALQQEEYEAQLPREEREERLKREENETQMDREEREAQLQRDEREARLQLEVREARLQREEREELLQQEEHETQLQREEREAQLQPQLQREEREAQLQREEREAQLQLEEREERLKREEHQAQLQREEREAQLQREEREARLQQEEHETQLQREERESTAAAGET, from the exons ATGGAGCGGGAG CTGGAGGAACGTGAAGCAAAGCTGCAGCGGGAggaacgtgaagcacagctgcagcAGGAAGAACGGGAAGTACTGCTGCAGCTGGAGGAACGTGAAGCAAGGCTGCAGCGGGAGGAACATGAGACACAGCTGCAACGGGAGGAACGTAAAAGCAAGGCT CTGCAGCAGGAGGAATATGAAGCACAGCTGCCGCGAGAGGAACGTGAAGAGAGGCTGAAGCGGGAGGAAAATGAGACCCAGATGGACCGGGAggaacgtgaagcacagctgcagcgGGACGAACGTGAAGCAAGGCTGCAGCTGGAAGTACGTGAAGCAAGGCTGCAGCGGGAGGAACGTGAAGAACTGTTGCAGCAGGAGGAACATGAGACACAACTGCAGCGGGAggaacgtgaagcacagctgcaaC cacagctgcaacgagaggaacgtgaagcacagctgcagcgggaggaacgtgaagcacagctgcagcTGGAGGAacgtgaagagcgtctgaagcggGAGGAACATCAGGCACAACTACAGCGGGAggaacgtgaagcacagctgcagcgGGAGGAACGTGAAGCAAGGCTGCAGCAAGAGGAACATGAGACACAGCTGCAACGGGAGGAACGTGAAAGCACAGCTGCAGCAGGAGAaacgtga
- the LOC138370444 gene encoding trichohyalin-like: MHPEEREASLQREECEAQLQREEREAQLQDVECERETQLQLEENETQLQREEREAQVQQKEREVQLQQEKREAQLQQEEREAKLQQEEHETQLQREERESTAREECEAHLQREEREAQLQREEREAQLLREEREAQLQREEHEREAQLQREEHEAQLHHRNVKREAQLQREERETRLQREEREAQLQLEEREERLKREEHQAQLQREEREAQLQRREREAQKKQEEREREAQLQREEREAQREREEREAKLQREKREAPLQRETREAQLQREDRETQMKREERDESLQREECELQREECEAQLQQEECESHLQQEKREAQLQREERERQLQREERETHWQQEKREAQQQREERGARLQREEREAQLHLEEREERLKQEEHQAQQQQEEREAQLQREEREAQKKQEEREREAQLQREEREAQQEREEREAKLQREEREAPLQRETSEAQLQREDRETQMKREEREESLQRDCNGTNVKAQLQREKREAQLQQEKREEQLQGVERETQMQRKEREAQLQREECESHKLQREDREEPQLQREEREAQLQREEREAQLQLEEREERLKREEHQAQLQREEREAQLQREEREARLQQEEHETQLQREEPHLQREECEAHLQREEREAQLQREEREAQLLREEREAQLQREEHEREAQLQREEREAQLHHRNVKREAQLQREERETRLQREEREAQLQLEEREERLKREEHQAQLQHEEREAQVQREEREAQKKQEEREREAQLQREEREAQREREECEAKLQREKREAPLQREMREAQLQREDRETQMKREEREESLQRDCNGTNVKAQLQREKREAQLQQEKREEQLQGVERETQMQRKEREAQLQREECESHKLQREDREEPQLQREEREAQLQREEREAQLQLEEREERLKREEHQAQLQREEREAQLQREEREARLQQEEHETQLQREEPHLQREECEAHLQREEREAQLQREEREAQLLREEREAQLQREEHEREAQLQREEREAQLHHRNVKREAQLQREERETRLQREEREAQLQLEEREERLKREEHQAQLQHEEREAQVQREEREAQKKQEEREREAQLQREEREAQREREECEAKLQREKREAPLQREMREAQLQREDRETQMKREEREESLQREECEAQLQRDCNGRNVKAQLEREKREAQVQQEKREEQLQGEERDTQMQREEREAKLQQEEREREECEAQLQQEECESHLQQEKREAQLQREERERELQLEEREERLKREEHQAQLQQEEREREAQLQREDREAQLQWEEREAQMQRLECERLMLREEREASLQREKCEAELQREEREAQLQEVERECETQLQQKERQARLQQEENETHLQREERECTAATGGTRSTGAAGETSSGRNVNVKHSCIREEREAQMQQEEREAQLQLEERETQLQPEERVAQLQLEEREAQLQLEESEAQLQLEESEAQPQLEERDRQLQLEERETQLQREERVAQLQLEEREAQLQLEEREAQLQRDEREARLQLEGPEARLQREEREELLQQEEHETQLQREEREAQLQPSLQLEGREARLQREKREELLQQEECVERLQQEERGAQLKQEEHETQLQQEEREVLLQLEEREAKLQREKREAQLQQEEREVLLQLEEHEARLQREEHKTQLQREERKSKAQEERETQLQQEEREAQLPREEREERLKREENDTQMDREEREAQLQRDEREARLQLEGPEARLQREECEAHLQQEEREDHLQRKEREAQLQLEERELQQEERETHWQHLKREAQLKREERETQLQQEEREAQLQREERETHWQHLKREAQLKREERETQLQQEEREAQLQREEREERL, from the exons ATGCACCCCGAGGAACGTGAAGCatcgctgcagcgggaagaatgtgaagcacagctgcagcgggaggaacgtgaagcacagctgcagGACGTGGAATGTGAACGTGAAACACAGCTGCAgctggaggaaaatgaaacacagCTGCAACGGGAGGAACGTGAAGCACAGGTGCAGCAGAAAGAACGTGAAGTACAGCTGCAGCAGGAGAaacgtgaagcacagctgcagcAAGAGGAACGTGAAGCAAAACTGCAGCAAGAGGAACATGAGACACAGCTGCAACGGGAGGAACGTGAAAGCACAGCT CGGGAAGAATGTGAAGCACATCTGCAGCGGGAggaacgtgaagcacagctgcaacgagaggaacgtgaagcacagctgcttcgggaggaacgtgaagcacagctgcagcgagaggaacatgaacgtgaagcacagctgcagcgagaggaacatgAAGCACAGCTGCATCATAggaac GTAAAACGTGAAGCACAGTTGCAGCGGGAGGAACGTGAGACACGGCTGCAGCGGGAggaacgtgaagcacagctgcagcTGGAGGAacgtgaagagcgtctgaagcggGAGGAACATCAGGCACAGCTGCAGCGGGAggaacgtgaagcacagctgcagcgGAGGGAACGTGAAGCACAGAAGAAGCAGGAGGAACGTgaacgtgaagcacagctgcagcgagaagaacggGAAGCACAGAGGGAGCGGGAGGAACGTGAAGCAAAGCTGCAACGGGAGAAACGTGAAGCACCGCTGCAACGGGAGACgcgtgaagcacagctgcagcgGGAGGACCGTGAGACACAGATGAAGCGGGAGGAACGTGATGAatcgctgcagcgggaagaatgtgaa ctgcagcgggaagaatgtGAAGCACAACTGCAGCAGGAGGAATGTGAATCTCATTTGCAGCAGGAAAaacgtgaagcacagctgcagcgGGAGGAACGTGAGAGACAG ctgcagcgGGAGGAACGTGAAACTCATTGGCAGCAGGAAAAACGTGAAGCACAGCAGCAGCGGGAGGAACGTGGGGCACGGCTGCAGCGGGAggaacgtgaagcacagctgcacCTGGAGGAACGTGAAGAGCGTCTGAAACAGGAGGAACATCAggcacaacagcagcaggaggaacgtgaagcacagctgcagcgGGAGGAACGTGAAGCACAGAAGAAGCAGGAGGAACGTgaacgtgaagcacagctgcagcgagaagaacgtGAAGCACAGCAGGAGCGGGAGGAACGTGAAGCAAAGCTGCAACGGGAGGAACGTGAAGCACCTCTGCAACGGGAGACAAgtgaagcacagctgcagcgGGAGGACCGTGAGACACAGATGAAGCGGGAGGAACGTGAAGAATCGCTGCAGCGGGA CTGCAACGGGACGAACGTGAAAGCACAGCTGCAACGGGAGAAACGTGAAGCACAATTGCAGCAGGAGAAACGTGAAGAACAGCTTCAGGGGGTGGAACGTGAAACACAGATGCAGCGGAAGGAACGTGAAGCACAACTTCAGCGGGAGGAGTGTGAATCACACAAGCTGCAGCGGGAGGACCGCGAAGAGC CACAGCTGCAAcgagaggaacgtgaagcacagctgcagcgggaggaacgtgaagcacagctgcagcTGGAGGAacgtgaagagcgtctgaagcggGAGGAACATCAGGCACAACTACAGCGGGAggaacgtgaagcacagctgcagcgGGAGGAACGTGAAGCAAGGCTGCAGCAAGAGGAACATGAGACACAGCTGCAACGGGAGGAAC CACATCTGCAGCGGGAAGAATGTGAAGCACATTTGCAGCGGGAggaacgtgaagcacagctgcaacgagaggaacgtgaagcacagctgcTTCGGGAAgaacgtgaagcacagctgcagcgagaggaacatgaacgtgaagcacagctgcagcgagaggagcgtgaagcacagctgcatcataggaac GTAAAACGTGAAGCACAGTTGCAGCGGGAGGAACGTGAGACACGGCTGCAGCGGGAggaacgtgaagcacagctgcagcTGGAGGAacgtgaagagcgtctgaagcggGAGGAACATCAGGCACAGCTGCAGCATGAGGAACGTGAAGCACAGGTGCAGCGGGAGGAACGTGAAGCACAGAAGAAGCAGGAGGAACGTgaacgtgaagcacagctgcagcgagaagaacggGAAGCACAGCGGGAGCGGGAGGAATGTGAAGCAAAGCTGCAACGGGAGAAACGTGAAGCACCGCTGCAACGGGAGATgcgtgaagcacagctgcagcgGGAGGACCGTGAGACACAGATGAAGCGGGAGGAACGTGAAGAATCGCTGCAGCGGGA CTGCAACGGGACGAACGTGAAAGCACAGCTGCAACGGGAGAAACGTGAAGCACAATTGCAGCAGGAGAAACGTGAAGAACAGCTTCAGGGGGTGGAACGTGAAACACAGATGCAGCGGAAGGAACGTGAAGCACAACTTCAGCGGGAGGAGTGTGAATCACACAAGCTGCAGCGGGAGGACCGCGAAGAGC CACAGCTGCAAcgagaggaacgtgaagcacagctgcagcgggaggaacgtgaagcacagctgcagcTGGAGGAacgtgaagagcgtctgaagcggGAGGAACATCAGGCACAACTACAGCGGGAggaacgtgaagcacagctgcagcgGGAGGAACGTGAAGCAAGGCTGCAGCAAGAGGAACATGAGACACAGCTGCAACGGGAGGAAC CACATCTGCAGCGGGAAGAATGTGAAGCACATTTGCAGCGGGAggaacgtgaagcacagctgcaacgagaggaacgtgaagcacagctgcTTCGGGAAgaacgtgaagcacagctgcagcgagaggaacatgaacgtgaagcacagctgcagcgagaggagcgtgaagcacagctgcatcataggaac GTAAAACGTGAAGCACAGTTGCAGCGGGAGGAACGTGAGACACGGCTGCAGCGGGAggaacgtgaagcacagctgcagcTGGAGGAacgtgaagagcgtctgaagcggGAGGAACATCAGGCACAGCTGCAGCATGAGGAACGTGAAGCACAGGTGCAGCGGGAGGAACGTGAAGCACAGAAGAAGCAGGAGGAACGTgaacgtgaagcacagctgcagcgagaagaacggGAAGCACAGCGGGAGCGGGAGGAATGTGAAGCAAAGCTGCAACGGGAGAAACGTGAAGCACCGCTGCAACGGGAGATgcgtgaagcacagctgcagcgGGAGGACCGTGAGACACAGATGAAGCGGGAGGAACGTGAAGAatcgctgcagcgggaagaatgtgaagcacagctgcagcggga CTGCAACGGGAGGAACGTGAAAGCACAGCTGGAACGGGAAAAACGTGAAGCACAGGTGCAGCAGGAGAAACGTGAAGAACAGCTTCAGGGGGAGGAACGTGACACACAGATGCAGCGGGAGGAACGTGAAGCAAAGCTGCAGCAGGAGGAACGTGAA cgggaagaatgtGAAGCACAACTGCAGCAGGAGGAATGTGAATCTCATTTGCAGCAGGAAAaacgtgaagcacagctgcagcgGGAGGAACGTGAGAGAGAG ctgcagcTGGAGGAacgtgaagagcgtctgaagcggGAGGAACATCAGGCACAACTGCAGCAGGAGGAACGTGAACGTGAGGCACAGCTGCAGCGGGAAGATCGTGAAGCACAGCTGCAATGGGAGGAACgtgaagcacagatgcagcggtTGGAATGTGAGAGACTGATGCTGCGGGAGGAACGTGAAGCATCGCTCCAGCGGGAAAAATGTGAAGCAGAGCTGCAGCGGGAggaacgtgaagcacagctgcagGAGGTGGAACGTGAATGTGAAACACAGCTGCAGCAGAAGGAACGTCAAGCAAGGCTTCAGCAGGAGGAAAATGAGACACATCTGCAGCGGGAGGAACGTGAATGCACAGCTGCAACGGGAGGAACGCGAAGCACAGGTGCAGCAGGAGAAAC CTCCAGCGGGAGGAATGTgaacgtgaagcacagctgcatacgggaggaacgtgaagcacagatgcagcaggaggaacgtgaagcacagctgcagcTGGAGGAACGTGAGACACAGCTGCAGCCGGAGGAACGTGTTGCACAATTGCAGCTGGAggaacgtgaagcacagctgcagcTGGAGGAAAGTGAAGCACAACTGCAGCTGGAGGAAAGTGAAGCACAGCCGCAGCTGGAGGAACGTGATAGACAGCTGCAGCTGGAGGAACGTGAGACACAGCTGCAGCGGGAGGAACGTGTAGCACAATTGCAGCTGGAggaacgtgaagcacagctgcagctggaggaacgtgaagcacagctgcagcgGGACGAACGTGAAGCAAGGCTGCAGCTGGAAGGACCTGAAGCAAGGCTGCAGCGGGAGGAACGTGAAGAACTGTTGCAGCAGGAGGAACATGAGACACAACTGCAGAGGGAggaacgtgaagcacagctgcaaC CAAGTCTGCAGCTGGAAGGACGTGAAGCAAGGCTGCAGCGGGAGAAACGTGAAGAGCTGTTGCAGCAGGAGGAATGTGTAGAGCGCCTGCAGCAGGAGGAACGTGGAGCACAACTGAAGCAGGAGGAACATGAAACACAGCTGCAGCAGGAAGAACGGGAAGTACTGCTGCAGCTGGAGGAACGTGAAGCAAAGCTGCAGCGGGAGAaacgtgaagcacagctgcagcAGGAAGAACGGGAAGTACTGCTGCAGCTGGAGGAACATGAAGCAAGGCTGCAGCGGGAGGAACATAAGACACAGCTGCAACGGGAGGAACGTAAAAGCAAGGCT CAGGAGGAACGTGAGACACAGCTGCAGCAGGAggaacgtgaagcacagctgcCGCGAGAGGAACGTGAAGAGAGGCTGAAGCGGGAGGAAAATGATACCCAGATGGACCGGGAggaacgtgaagcacagctgcagcgGGACGAACGTGAAGCAAGGCTGCAGCTGGAAGGACCTGAAGcaaggctgcagcgggaagaatgcGAAGCACATCTGCAGCAGGAGGAACGTGAAGACCACCTGCAACGAAAggaacgtgaagcacagctgcagcTGGAGGAACGTGAA ctgcagcAGGAGGAACGTGAAACTCATTGGCAGCATTTAAAacgtgaagcacagctgaagcgggaGGAACGTGAGACACAGCTGCAGCAGGAggaacgtgaagcacagctgcagcgGGAGGAACGTGAAACTCATTGGCAGCATTTAAAacgtgaagcacagctgaagcgggaGGAACGTGAGACACAGCTGCAGCAGGAggaacgtgaagcacagctgcagcgGGAGGAACGTGAAGAGAGGCTGTAG
- the LOC138370442 gene encoding trichohyalin-like → MNVKHSCSERSVKHSCSERSLQQEEREAQLPREEREERLKREENETQVDREEREAQLQRDEREARLQLERREARLQREEREELLQQEEHETQLQREEREAQLQPQLQLEERETHWQQVKREAQLQREERETQLQREERETQLQREEREERLKREDRQTQLQREER, encoded by the exons atgAACGTGAAacacagctgcagcgagaggagcgtgaagcacagctgcagcgagaggagc CTGCAGCAGGAggaacgtgaagcacagctgcCGCGAGAGGAACGTGAAGAGAGGCTGAAGCGGGAGGAAAATGAGACCCAGGTGGACcgagaggaacgtgaagcacagctgcagcgGGACGAACGTGAAGCAAGGCTGCAGCTGGAAAGACGTGAAGCAAGGCTGCAGCGGGAGGAACGTGAAGAACTGTTGCAGCAGGAGGAACATGAGACACAACTGCAGCGGGAggaacgtgaagcacagctgcaaC cacagctgcagcTGGAGGAACGTGAAACTCATTGGCAGCAGGTAAaacgtgaagcacagctgcagcgggaggaacgtgagacacagctgcagcgggaggaacgtgaaacacagctgcagcgggaggaacgtgaagagcgtctgaagcggGAGGACCGTCAGACACAGCTGCAGCGGGAGGAACGTTAA